One Idiomarina loihiensis L2TR genomic window carries:
- the atpG gene encoding F0F1 ATP synthase subunit gamma produces MASGKEIKTQISSIGNTQKITSAMEMVAASKMKKAQERMEASRPYADTIRKVIGHVARGNLEYRHPFMEERQVKRVGYIIVSTDRGLCGGLNGNEFKKVVKHANEWKEQDVEADFAAIGSKGTSFFKRFGKLKAQVSGMGDKPELKEITGSIQVMLDAFEEGKIDRLYVVFNKFVNTMTQEPTIHQLLPLPQAGSEEDVQTGSWDYLYEPNPESILDTLIRRFVEMQVYQGVVDNFASEQAARMIAMKAATDNAEDIIDQLQLRYNKARQAAITQEISEIVSGAEAV; encoded by the coding sequence ATGGCCAGCGGTAAAGAGATAAAAACTCAGATCTCGAGTATCGGTAATACTCAGAAGATCACCAGTGCTATGGAAATGGTCGCTGCGTCGAAAATGAAAAAGGCGCAGGAACGTATGGAGGCAAGTCGCCCCTATGCGGACACCATTCGCAAGGTGATTGGTCATGTGGCGCGCGGTAACCTCGAGTATCGTCATCCATTTATGGAAGAACGTCAGGTTAAGCGTGTGGGTTACATCATTGTGTCTACCGATCGTGGTTTGTGTGGCGGCTTGAACGGTAATGAGTTCAAAAAAGTCGTTAAACACGCTAACGAATGGAAAGAGCAGGATGTTGAAGCGGATTTTGCCGCTATAGGCAGCAAAGGAACCAGTTTCTTCAAGCGTTTTGGTAAGTTGAAAGCGCAGGTTTCAGGTATGGGCGATAAGCCAGAACTGAAGGAAATTACCGGTTCTATCCAGGTTATGCTGGATGCTTTTGAAGAAGGCAAAATCGATCGCTTGTACGTTGTATTCAATAAGTTTGTGAATACGATGACCCAGGAGCCGACCATTCATCAATTGTTGCCATTGCCGCAAGCAGGATCGGAAGAAGATGTGCAGACAGGTAGCTGGGATTACCTGTATGAGCCGAATCCGGAAAGTATCCTGGATACGCTAATTCGTCGCTTCGTAGAAATGCAAGTGTACCAAGGCGTAGTGGATAATTTTGCTAGTGAGCAAGCCGCTCGGATGATTGCGATGAAAGCTGCAACAGACAATGCCGAAGATATTATTGACCAATTACAATTGCGATATAACAAGGCTCGTCAGGCAGCAATTACGCAAGAAATTTCGGAAATCGTGTCCGGCGCCGAAGCGGTATAA